In a genomic window of Glycine max cultivar Williams 82 chromosome 13, Glycine_max_v4.0, whole genome shotgun sequence:
- the LOC100810770 gene encoding protein EXORDIUM-like 2 — protein sequence MALNYNIALAFSTVLTLLLLPLPTLGELVQEQPLVLKYHNGQLLKGRITVNLIWYGTFTPIQRSIIVDFINSLSSAPNAPLPSTATWWKTTEKYKGGGSSALVVGKQFLHSAYSLGKNLKGKDVLALASKFNELKSITVVLTAKDVAVEGFCMSRCGTHGSTRNVKNAARTAYIWVGNSETQCPGQCAWPFHQPIYGPQTPPLVAPNGDVGVDGMVINLATLLAGTVTNPFNNGYFQGPPTAPLEAVSACTGVFGSGSYPGYPGRVLVDKATGASYNAHGANGRRYLVPAMWDPQTSTCKTLV from the coding sequence ATGGCCTTAAATTACAACATTGCCCTCGCCTTCTCTACGGTTCTCACGCTGCTTCTCCTTCCCTTACCAACCCTTGGGGAGCTCGTGCAGGAGCAGCCACTAGTCCTCAAGTACCACAACGGCCAACTCCTGAAGGGGCGCATCACCGTCAATCTCATCTGGTACGGCACCTTCACCCCGATCCAACGGTCCATAATCGTGGACTTCATAAACTCACTAAGCAGCGCGCCAAACGCGCCGCTTCCATCGACTGCCACGTGGTGGAAAACCACGGAGAAGTACAAGGGGGGAGGATCCTCTGCGCTCGTCGTAGGGAAGCAGTTCCTACACTCGGCTTACTCGTTAGGGAAAAATCTCAAAGGGAAAGACGTCCTCGCACTCGCGTCCAAGTTCAACGAACTGAAATCCATAACGGTCGTATTAACGGCGAAAGACGTCGCCGTTGAGGGCTTTTGCATGAGCCGCTGCGGGACCCACGGCTCTACCCGCAACGTCAAAAACGCTGCCCGGACAGCTTATATTTGGGTTGGAAACTCCGAAACTCAGTGCCCCGGGCAATGCGCGTGGCCATTCCACCAACCCATTTACGGGCCCCAGACGCCGCCGTTAGTCGCGCCTAACGGCGACGTCGGAGTTGACGGAATGGTTATTAACTTGGCCACTCTTCTCGCTGGCACCGTTACGAACCCTTTCAACAACGGTTACTTCCAAGGCCCCCCGACCGCGCCGTTGGAGGCCGTTTCCGCTTGCACGGGCGTTTTCGGTAGCGGATCGTACCCGGGTTATCCGGGTCGGGTTCTCGTGGATAAAGCAACCGGGGCTAGCTACAATGCGCATGGTGCGAATGGAAGAAGGTACCTCGTGCCAGCGATGTGGGACCCGCAGACTTCGACATGCAAGACCCTCGTCTGA